From Ignisphaera aggregans DSM 17230, the proteins below share one genomic window:
- a CDS encoding binding-protein-dependent transport systems inner membrane component (COGs: COG0601 ABC-type dipeptide/oligopeptide/nickel transport systems permease components~InterPro IPR000515~KEGG: tpe:Tpen_0148 binding-protein-dependent transport systems inner membrane component~PFAM: binding-protein-dependent transport systems inner membrane component~SPTR: A1RWH8 Binding-protein-dependent transport systems inner membrane component~PFAM: Binding-protein-dependent transport system inner membrane component), with translation MMGVGALNTVRYLIFRALVLAVTTIIAIYLTILIANMGGQVDEIVKAELLAAISESVRNDPSLKGRDPAFIQSIIMERYNNSLKALGLDKPFYYRSFRYLWDAITLNLGRAWRLTSNSGSKQVRIIILERLPATILLFTSIQLILFFSGLFAGLYLSRRYGSKLDKLVVLLSPLSSMPGWFYGIFLIIIFASTLRILPYGGMVDAPPPQDPLLYALSVLKHMILPMLSWFIAYFVFNAYSMRTFFLIFSSEDYVELARAKGLPSRVIERRYILRPAMPPIITQLALTIIASWMGAIVTERIFNWPGIGSLLYTAIAANDPPVVIGIVTIYAYLLAITVFILEIVYVLIDPRIRLVGRE, from the coding sequence ATGATGGGTGTAGGTGCTTTAAATACTGTAAGATACCTTATATTTAGAGCTTTGGTATTAGCTGTTACTACGATTATTGCTATATATCTTACTATTCTAATTGCTAATATGGGTGGACAGGTAGATGAGATTGTAAAGGCAGAACTTTTAGCTGCTATATCTGAGAGTGTGAGAAATGATCCTAGTTTAAAGGGTCGTGATCCAGCTTTTATTCAGAGTATCATAATGGAGAGATATAATAATTCTCTGAAGGCTTTAGGATTGGATAAACCATTTTATTATAGGAGTTTTAGATATCTTTGGGATGCTATAACATTAAATCTTGGTAGAGCTTGGAGATTGACAAGTAATAGTGGATCTAAACAGGTTAGAATAATTATACTTGAGAGATTACCTGCAACAATTCTTCTCTTTACATCGATACAACTTATATTGTTCTTTTCAGGACTTTTTGCAGGTCTATATCTATCGAGAAGATATGGAAGTAAACTTGATAAACTAGTTGTATTACTATCTCCACTATCCTCAATGCCTGGATGGTTCTATGGTATATTCCTTATAATAATTTTTGCATCAACCCTAAGAATTCTTCCATATGGAGGTATGGTTGATGCCCCACCACCCCAGGATCCTCTTCTATATGCTCTAAGTGTTTTAAAGCATATGATACTTCCAATGCTATCATGGTTTATAGCTTACTTTGTTTTTAATGCATATTCTATGAGAACTTTCTTCCTAATATTCTCTTCTGAAGACTATGTTGAACTTGCAAGAGCTAAGGGCCTTCCTTCTAGGGTTATTGAAAGAAGATATATTTTAAGACCTGCAATGCCACCTATAATAACACAACTAGCTTTAACAATAATTGCTTCATGGATGGGTGCTATAGTTACGGAGAGAATATTTAATTGGCCTGGAATAGGGTCTCTATTATATACTGCTATAGCGGCTAATGATCCTCCTGTAGTAATAGGGATTGTTACTATATATGCATATTTATTAGCGATAACAGTATTCATATTGGAGATAGTATATGTATTGATAGATCCAAGGATAAGGTTGGTGGGGAGGGAATGA
- a CDS encoding solute binding protein-like protein (COGs: COG3889 solute binding protein~InterPro IPR018506~KEGG: tpe:Tpen_0149 solute binding protein-like protein~SPTR: A1RWH9 Solute binding protein-like protein~PFAM: Bacterial extracellular solute-binding proteins, family 5 Middle) produces the protein MIFKNQKLISLTMLIILVLSISPLLIAGSSAQQAPRGPWVDEVVFIVESDASKAVDMMIKNEIQVYFDDIGDVTLFQKVKASPELKYVRSFGLYYDLTFNPSGPEFKNGKLNPFAVPRIREAMNYIVDRDYIANEIMGGLAVPRYTALAPSFPDYGRYADVIYQIETEYSYNFEKGKQIIFEEMKKLGAVFNEAENKWYYKGEPVTIIFLIRTEDARRQIGDYAASQLEKLGFTVERKYGRSRDLAPIWIASDPAEGQWHLYTGGWITTIVSRDEADNFGYFYTPLGRTDPLWQAYKPDPEFYEVAKALWMRNFKSIEERDELMRKALILSMKDSVRIWLVHLTTIWVSRKEISLAYDLAGGFSGSRLWPHTLRYEGRVGGSVKIAIPDILTQPWNPIAGTNWIFDQTIIRATGEYAVMPDPYTGLYWPSTVKKAEVTVKTGLPVTKTLNWVDLKFADEIKVPSDAWCDWNYTAMKIVTCGEKGITNATTKVVVYYQDDLFRNVKWHDGSTFSIADFIMKYILSFDVADPNSPIYDESQVPSVEAFRETFRGFRIVSQDPLVIEYYTDTWYMDAEWIAEVAADAFYPNYAYGPGPWHVLAIGWLAEAEKQLAFSSDKADALKVEWMNMIAGPSLDILASMLDRAISEKFIPYKEVLGKYLSEQEVVTRYQNLKKWYSEKGHFWVGNGPFYLDKVDPTAKIVVLKAYREYPFTADKWLMFSEPMIAEVKVSPPPSIAIGTSASIDITVTFKGQPYKLEDISFVKYMLVHPGGVITGTATPVKDGVFTITLGPEDTAKLQPGPAEVTVIVVSKLVGIPSIAKGTFIITKAPTPSPSPSPSPSPSPSPSPSPSPSPSPSPTPVPGATTITITTTVVSTSTMATTVTVPTTVTTSTTVTVTEWTTTIILAVVLLIIGFAIGYFIKRR, from the coding sequence TTGATATTCAAAAATCAAAAGCTAATCTCACTAACAATGCTAATAATATTGGTTTTAAGCATATCACCACTACTAATAGCAGGATCATCAGCACAACAAGCACCTAGAGGTCCATGGGTAGATGAAGTAGTATTTATAGTTGAATCAGATGCTAGTAAAGCTGTGGATATGATGATTAAGAATGAAATTCAAGTGTATTTTGACGATATTGGAGATGTAACTCTATTTCAAAAGGTGAAGGCTTCTCCAGAACTAAAATATGTTAGATCCTTTGGACTATACTATGATTTAACATTTAATCCTTCAGGACCAGAATTTAAGAACGGTAAACTAAATCCATTTGCTGTACCAAGAATAAGAGAGGCTATGAATTATATAGTGGATAGAGATTATATAGCCAATGAGATTATGGGTGGATTAGCTGTTCCAAGATATACAGCATTAGCACCTAGTTTTCCTGATTATGGTAGATATGCTGATGTTATATATCAGATAGAGACAGAGTATAGCTATAATTTTGAGAAGGGTAAACAGATTATATTTGAAGAGATGAAGAAACTTGGAGCTGTGTTTAATGAAGCTGAAAATAAGTGGTACTATAAGGGAGAACCTGTAACCATTATATTCTTAATTAGAACGGAGGATGCTAGAAGGCAGATAGGAGACTATGCAGCATCACAGCTTGAGAAACTCGGATTTACTGTTGAGAGAAAATATGGAAGGAGTAGAGATTTAGCACCAATATGGATAGCTAGTGACCCTGCTGAGGGACAGTGGCATCTATATACAGGAGGCTGGATAACAACTATTGTATCTCGAGATGAGGCTGACAACTTCGGGTATTTCTATACACCTCTAGGTAGAACAGACCCCTTATGGCAGGCATACAAACCTGATCCAGAGTTCTATGAAGTAGCTAAAGCTTTATGGATGAGAAACTTTAAGAGTATAGAGGAAAGAGATGAGCTTATGAGAAAAGCATTGATTCTATCAATGAAGGATTCTGTAAGGATATGGCTAGTTCATTTAACGACTATATGGGTATCTAGGAAAGAGATATCATTAGCATATGATCTTGCAGGTGGTTTCTCTGGCTCAAGATTATGGCCACATACACTAAGATATGAAGGTAGAGTTGGCGGTAGTGTTAAAATTGCTATACCAGATATATTGACACAGCCATGGAATCCCATTGCTGGTACTAACTGGATATTCGATCAAACAATTATTAGAGCTACAGGAGAATATGCAGTAATGCCAGATCCTTACACAGGACTCTACTGGCCCTCTACAGTAAAGAAGGCAGAGGTTACAGTAAAAACAGGATTACCAGTAACAAAGACACTTAACTGGGTTGATCTAAAGTTTGCTGATGAGATAAAGGTTCCATCTGATGCATGGTGTGACTGGAACTATACTGCTATGAAGATTGTTACATGTGGAGAGAAGGGTATAACTAATGCTACTACAAAGGTTGTTGTCTATTATCAGGATGATCTATTCAGAAATGTTAAATGGCATGACGGAAGTACATTTAGTATAGCAGACTTCATAATGAAGTACATACTTTCATTTGATGTTGCAGATCCTAATAGCCCAATATACGACGAGTCCCAGGTACCATCAGTTGAAGCATTTAGAGAAACATTTAGAGGTTTTAGAATTGTTTCACAAGATCCTCTTGTGATAGAATATTATACAGATACATGGTATATGGATGCAGAGTGGATAGCTGAGGTAGCTGCAGATGCATTCTATCCCAACTATGCCTACGGTCCAGGGCCATGGCATGTCCTAGCAATTGGATGGCTAGCTGAAGCAGAAAAACAGCTTGCCTTTTCATCAGATAAAGCTGATGCTCTAAAGGTTGAGTGGATGAATATGATTGCAGGTCCATCACTAGATATATTAGCATCTATGCTTGATAGAGCTATCTCAGAGAAGTTCATTCCCTATAAAGAGGTTTTAGGAAAATATCTATCAGAACAAGAAGTGGTAACAAGATATCAAAATCTAAAGAAGTGGTATAGTGAGAAAGGGCATTTCTGGGTAGGAAACGGTCCATTCTATCTAGATAAAGTTGATCCTACAGCAAAAATAGTTGTATTAAAAGCATATAGAGAATATCCATTTACAGCAGACAAATGGCTAATGTTTAGCGAGCCAATGATAGCAGAAGTAAAAGTATCACCACCACCATCAATAGCCATAGGAACTAGTGCATCGATAGACATTACAGTAACATTCAAGGGACAGCCATATAAATTAGAAGATATAAGCTTTGTAAAATATATGCTAGTACATCCAGGAGGAGTAATAACAGGTACAGCAACACCAGTTAAAGACGGTGTATTCACAATAACATTAGGACCAGAAGATACAGCAAAACTACAACCAGGACCAGCAGAAGTTACAGTCATAGTAGTATCTAAACTTGTTGGTATTCCATCTATAGCCAAAGGAACATTCATAATCACAAAAGCACCTACTCCTAGTCCATCTCCTTCGCCAAGTCCATCTCCATCTCCAAGTCCTTCACCTAGCCCAAGTCCAAGTCCATCTCCTTCGCCAACACCTGTTCCCGGTGCTACCACCATTACTATAACAACAACTGTTGTATCTACATCAACTATGGCAACAACTGTTACAGTTCCAACAACAGTTACAACATCAACAACAGTAACAGTAACAGAATGGACAACAACAATAATACTAGCAGTAGTACTACTAATAATAGGATTCGCAATAGGATACTTCATAAAAAGAAGATAA
- a CDS encoding Translin (COGs: COG2178 RNA-binding protein of the translin family~InterPro IPR002848~KEGG: smr:Smar_0608 translin family protein~PFAM: Translin~SPTR: A3DM55 Translin~PFAM: Translin family), with product MELVDEVNKLRNYFDRIDSVRENLVKRSRDFLQLCRRVVHGCVKGDNVDALVMSLENMYRELVETVRNVPELLYSGLFYSIASEYVEAMELYSIIKNRELLGIERLDVHPIPFVLGLADLIGELKRVSLEYVRLERYREAMEFMEIAENIYDALSSLSYTDAVIPGFRRKIDVYRKVIDDWKELMIDLMSRYELKNIIRRNV from the coding sequence TTGGAGCTAGTGGATGAGGTTAATAAGCTTAGGAATTATTTTGATAGGATTGATAGTGTTAGGGAGAATCTTGTTAAGAGGTCTAGGGATTTTCTTCAGCTTTGTAGAAGAGTTGTTCATGGATGTGTTAAGGGTGATAATGTTGATGCTCTTGTTATGTCTTTAGAGAATATGTATAGAGAGCTTGTTGAAACTGTTAGGAATGTGCCTGAGCTTTTGTATTCTGGTTTGTTCTACTCTATAGCATCCGAGTATGTTGAGGCTATGGAGCTTTATAGCATTATCAAGAATAGAGAGTTGCTTGGTATAGAGAGGTTAGATGTTCATCCAATACCTTTTGTTCTTGGTTTAGCTGATCTGATTGGTGAGCTGAAGAGGGTTTCTCTTGAGTATGTTAGGTTGGAGAGATATAGAGAGGCTATGGAGTTTATGGAGATTGCTGAGAATATCTATGATGCTCTAAGCTCATTGAGCTATACAGATGCTGTTATCCCTGGGTTTAGGAGGAAGATTGATGTTTATAGAAAGGTTATTGATGATTGGAAGGAGCTTATGATAGATCTTATGTCTAGATATGAGCTAAAGAATATTATTAGAAGGAATGTATAG
- a CDS encoding biotin/acetyl-CoA-carboxylase ligase (COGs: COG0340 Biotin-(acetyl-CoA carboxylase) ligase~InterPro IPR003142:IPR013196:IPR004143:IPR004408~KEGG: tpe:Tpen_1488 biotin--acetyl-CoA-carboxylase ligase~PFAM: biotin/lipoate A/B protein ligase; Helix-turn-helix type 11 domain protein; biotin protein ligase domain protein~SPTR: A1S0A5 Biotin--acetyl-CoA-carboxylase ligase~TIGRFAM: biotin/acetyl-CoA-carboxylase ligase~PFAM: HTH domain; Biotin protein ligase C terminal domain; Biotin/lipoate A/B protein ligase family~TIGRFAM: birA, biotin-[acetyl-CoA-carboxylase] ligase region): MDIENYIVRALLERLRVGDIVNGNRIAQELGVSRALIHKAIDFLRSFGLPIKSVPGRGYILPMSDNLSDAIQLLEMVGVGANIVIFPRCDRSSQDIAKEMAYSGASEWSIVVCEEMFRGRGRLGRMWYAPRGGLWFSILLRPRYIDRLHFLSIVGSLAVAEAINILLGVGAGVKWPNDVIIGGKKVCGILVEGEVEADRIRHIVIGIGINVNNDIPSDIRDIAIALKDVVGRYIPRATLLTVIVARLYRYYGYMLTGRYRDIVSRYREMLLTRGREVKVVLVSGEEIIGRAIDVDEIGRLQIDTGRDIVSIDAGDVYHLR; this comes from the coding sequence ATGGATATAGAGAACTATATTGTTAGAGCATTGTTGGAGCGTCTTAGAGTAGGGGATATTGTTAATGGGAATAGGATTGCACAGGAGCTAGGAGTCTCTAGAGCTTTGATTCACAAGGCTATAGACTTCCTAAGGAGTTTTGGTCTCCCCATAAAATCTGTTCCCGGTAGAGGGTATATTCTTCCTATGAGTGATAATCTTAGTGATGCTATACAGCTTCTAGAGATGGTAGGAGTTGGAGCAAATATTGTTATCTTTCCAAGGTGTGATAGATCTTCACAGGATATAGCTAAGGAGATGGCGTATTCCGGTGCTTCTGAGTGGAGTATTGTTGTATGTGAGGAGATGTTTCGTGGTAGGGGTAGGCTTGGTAGAATGTGGTACGCTCCTAGAGGTGGTCTATGGTTCTCCATATTGCTGAGGCCTAGATATATAGATAGGTTGCATTTTCTTAGTATTGTTGGTAGTCTTGCTGTTGCAGAAGCAATAAATATTCTTCTAGGTGTTGGTGCAGGGGTTAAATGGCCAAATGATGTTATTATCGGTGGGAAGAAGGTTTGTGGGATTCTTGTCGAGGGTGAGGTTGAGGCTGATAGAATTAGACATATAGTTATTGGCATAGGTATCAATGTTAATAACGATATACCTAGCGATATTAGGGATATAGCTATAGCTCTAAAAGATGTTGTTGGTAGATATATTCCTAGGGCAACCCTCCTAACAGTTATAGTTGCAAGACTTTATAGATACTATGGATATATGTTGACTGGTAGATATAGAGATATTGTATCTAGGTATAGAGAGATGTTGTTGACTAGGGGGAGAGAGGTGAAGGTAGTTCTAGTGAGTGGTGAGGAGATTATTGGTAGAGCTATAGATGTTGATGAGATTGGTAGGCTTCAGATTGATACAGGTAGAGATATAGTTAGTATTGATGCAGGTGATGTCTATCACCTTAGATAG